A window of Borrelia sp. A-FGy1 contains these coding sequences:
- the fliH gene encoding flagellar assembly protein FliH, with translation MPKILYKSQEIENVAKLEFVEISNPIFESLEIRKKESEVFDMDSQVVSLKSELEILMDKRAKLQEELDNRRELVMKEIEEESSRILKEAREQASEIVNLANNRSEALQKEAENKKETIERESNLEIEKKVKEYEDKLKNELEIATTKGEKEGYEAGFNKGCEDFDRLLEKLNSIIASLVSKRREILESSGVQIMNLIMQIAVKVVKRIVDTQKNVIIENVNEALKKIKNKTNIIIRVNLDDLDIVKHEKNEFISKFNFIEHLEVIEDLNIGKGGCVIETDFGEIDARISSQLDRIEERLKNFS, from the coding sequence TTGCCTAAGATTTTATATAAATCACAAGAAATTGAAAATGTAGCAAAGTTGGAATTTGTTGAAATTTCAAATCCTATTTTTGAATCTTTAGAAATTAGAAAAAAAGAAAGTGAAGTTTTTGATATGGATAGTCAGGTTGTTAGTCTTAAGAGTGAGCTTGAAATTTTAATGGATAAAAGGGCAAAACTTCAAGAAGAGCTTGACAATAGGCGTGAGCTTGTTATGAAAGAAATAGAAGAAGAATCTTCTAGAATTCTTAAAGAAGCTAGAGAGCAAGCTAGTGAAATAGTTAATTTGGCTAATAATAGATCTGAAGCTTTGCAAAAAGAAGCTGAGAATAAAAAAGAGACAATTGAGAGAGAGTCTAATCTTGAAATTGAAAAGAAAGTAAAAGAGTATGAAGATAAATTAAAAAATGAACTTGAAATTGCAACTACTAAGGGAGAGAAAGAAGGATATGAAGCGGGTTTTAATAAGGGTTGTGAAGATTTTGATAGATTGCTAGAAAAATTAAATAGTATAATAGCTTCTTTAGTTTCAAAGAGAAGAGAAATTCTTGAATCTTCAGGAGTACAAATAATGAATCTTATTATGCAAATTGCAGTTAAAGTGGTTAAAAGAATTGTAGACACTCAAAAGAATGTTATTATAGAAAATGTGAATGAAGCCTTAAAAAAAATAAAAAATAAAACGAATATTATCATTCGGGTCAATCTTGATGATTTAGATATTGTTAAGCATGAGAAAAATGAGTTCATTTCTAAGTTTAATTTTATAGAACATTTAGAAGTTATTGAGGATTTAAATATAGGAAAAGGTGGTTGTGTTATTGAGACAGACTTTGGAGAAATTGATGCACGTATTTCATCTCAGCTTGATAGGATAGAAGAAAGACTTAAGAATTTCTCTTAA
- the fliF gene encoding flagellar basal-body MS-ring/collar protein FliF, whose product MSNFFTKFFTSVKAVFKKASMIQRIAFGIIALFVIFALVFLVGFSTKAQSIALFGVGIKDQYLLDRIIQRLDRENVTYTISSDGKIHLTDENISKRMRAILVREELVPVHMDPWSLFDIDRWTITDFERNINLRRSITRAVEQHIVALDDVDAVSINLVMPEKALFKESQEPVKASVRITPKPGSDIVTNRKKVEGLVKLIQYAVEGLESDNIAIVDNKGNILNDFSNLDGMDRIDLAEKERKLKLKYESMLRDEIDFALSRVLSVDRFMIARINVKLDTSRQTMESKEYAPIELQPQDPKASYNTRKVSDSTVISSQVHKREYQGQGYSPWGPPGQEGNTPPEYQDLSDIIGKSNEFKETKNIALNEKKSLSEKEPARIAGVSLGIFVDGIWDFVYDESGNFVIENGIRKREYKPISDESLKKITDVLQSSFEYKPERGDSITVRNIAFDRLNEFRKIDEDYFASEKFRYFLFMGSIVFAFLILALTIFFIVSRELERRRRLREEELAKQAHLRRQQALVDGDDIGVDDVVGGLREGDELQSNAEILAREKPEDVAKLIRTWIFKNV is encoded by the coding sequence TTGAGCAATTTTTTTACTAAATTTTTCACATCGGTAAAAGCAGTTTTTAAAAAGGCTAGTATGATTCAAAGAATTGCCTTTGGAATTATTGCTTTATTTGTAATTTTTGCGCTTGTTTTTTTAGTAGGATTTTCTACCAAGGCTCAGAGTATTGCTCTTTTTGGTGTTGGAATTAAAGATCAGTATTTATTAGATAGAATAATTCAAAGACTTGACAGGGAAAATGTTACGTATACTATTTCTTCAGATGGAAAAATTCACTTAACAGATGAAAATATATCTAAAAGAATGAGAGCTATTCTTGTTAGAGAGGAGCTTGTCCCTGTTCATATGGATCCTTGGTCTCTTTTTGATATTGACAGATGGACTATTACAGATTTTGAAAGAAATATTAATCTTAGAAGATCAATCACAAGAGCTGTTGAACAGCATATTGTAGCTCTTGATGATGTTGATGCTGTTAGCATTAATCTTGTAATGCCAGAGAAGGCTCTTTTTAAGGAATCTCAAGAACCTGTTAAGGCTTCTGTTAGAATTACACCTAAGCCTGGTTCTGATATTGTTACTAATCGTAAAAAGGTAGAGGGTCTTGTTAAATTGATTCAGTATGCTGTTGAAGGTCTTGAATCAGATAATATTGCTATTGTTGACAATAAGGGAAATATATTAAATGATTTTTCTAATTTAGATGGGATGGATAGAATTGATTTGGCAGAAAAGGAAAGGAAGCTTAAATTAAAATATGAATCTATGTTGAGAGATGAGATTGATTTTGCTTTAAGTAGGGTTTTGTCTGTTGATAGATTTATGATTGCGAGAATTAATGTGAAACTAGATACTTCCCGTCAAACTATGGAGTCTAAGGAGTATGCTCCTATTGAACTTCAGCCTCAAGATCCTAAAGCTTCTTATAATACAAGGAAGGTCAGTGATTCTACTGTTATTTCGTCTCAGGTTCATAAGAGGGAATATCAGGGACAGGGTTATAGTCCATGGGGGCCACCAGGACAGGAGGGCAATACTCCCCCTGAGTATCAGGATTTAAGTGATATTATTGGTAAATCAAATGAATTTAAGGAGACTAAGAACATTGCTCTTAATGAGAAGAAATCCTTAAGTGAGAAAGAACCTGCTAGGATTGCGGGTGTTTCTCTTGGTATTTTTGTGGATGGTATATGGGATTTTGTCTATGATGAGTCTGGAAATTTTGTAATAGAGAATGGTATTCGTAAAAGAGAGTATAAGCCTATTTCTGATGAATCTTTGAAAAAGATTACAGATGTTTTGCAAAGTTCTTTTGAATATAAGCCAGAGAGAGGAGATTCTATTACTGTTAGGAATATTGCTTTTGATAGATTAAATGAGTTTAGGAAGATAGACGAAGATTACTTTGCTAGTGAGAAATTTAGGTATTTTTTGTTTATGGGAAGCATAGTATTTGCTTTTTTGATATTAGCTCTTACAATATTTTTTATTGTATCTAGAGAACTTGAAAGAAGAAGACGTCTTAGAGAAGAAGAGCTTGCGAAACAAGCTCATTTAAGACGACAGCAAGCATTAGTGGATGGGGATGATATTGGGGTTGATGATGTTGTTGGTGGGCTTAGAGAGGGAGATGAGCTTCAGAGTAATGCTGAGATTTTAGCTCGAGAGAAACCAGAGGATGTTGCTAAGTTAATTAGAACATGGATTTTTAAGAATGTATAA
- the fliG gene encoding flagellar motor switch protein FliG yields the protein MEEKGEKEILDISTLTGKQKAAILLVSIGSEISSKIFKYLSQEEIESLTFEIAKLDTITSELKDSVLLEFKELMMAQEFIQKGGIDYARELLEKSLGTQKAVDIINNLGSALQSRPFEFIRRADPANILNFIQQEHPQTIALILSYLDPQKASFILSSLPTEIQTNVARRIALMDRTSPEVVREVERVLEKKLASLSSEDYTSAGGVDNVVEIINMADRKTEKFIIESLEEEDPELAEEIKKKMFVFEDIVLLDDRSIQRVLREIDGQELAKALKSVDVPVQEKIFKNMSKRAAGMLKEDMEFLGPTRRKDVEESQQKIVSLIRKLEEQGEIVISRGGEEDVLV from the coding sequence ATGGAAGAGAAAGGCGAAAAAGAGATACTTGATATCTCCACTTTAACTGGGAAACAAAAGGCAGCTATATTATTGGTTTCAATAGGATCTGAGATTTCGTCTAAGATATTTAAGTATCTCTCTCAAGAGGAGATAGAGTCTTTAACCTTTGAGATAGCAAAGCTTGATACTATTACTTCTGAACTTAAAGATAGTGTTCTTTTGGAATTTAAAGAATTGATGATGGCCCAGGAATTTATACAAAAGGGTGGAATAGATTATGCTAGAGAACTTCTTGAAAAATCTCTTGGTACGCAAAAAGCTGTTGATATTATTAATAATTTGGGATCTGCTTTACAGTCAAGACCTTTTGAGTTTATTAGAAGAGCCGATCCTGCTAATATTTTAAATTTTATACAACAGGAACATCCACAAACAATTGCTTTGATACTTTCATATCTTGATCCTCAAAAAGCTTCATTTATTTTATCAAGTCTTCCTACTGAAATTCAGACTAATGTTGCAAGAAGGATTGCGTTGATGGATAGAACTTCTCCAGAAGTAGTAAGGGAAGTTGAGAGAGTGCTTGAGAAGAAGCTAGCATCTTTGTCTTCAGAAGATTATACTTCAGCTGGTGGTGTTGATAATGTTGTTGAGATAATTAATATGGCTGATAGAAAGACAGAAAAATTTATAATTGAGTCTCTTGAAGAAGAAGATCCTGAGCTTGCCGAAGAAATAAAAAAGAAAATGTTCGTATTTGAAGATATTGTTCTTCTTGATGATAGGTCAATACAAAGAGTTTTAAGGGAAATAGATGGACAAGAATTAGCAAAGGCTTTAAAATCTGTTGATGTACCTGTTCAGGAAAAGATTTTTAAAAATATGTCTAAAAGAGCTGCTGGAATGCTTAAGGAAGATATGGAATTTTTAGGACCTACTAGGCGTAAAGATGTTGAGGAATCTCAACAAAAGATTGTTTCTTTGATTAGAAAATTAGAAGAACAAGGTGAAATAGTGATTTCTAGAGGAGGTGAAGAAGATGTGCTTGTTTAG
- the flgC gene encoding flagellar basal body rod protein FlgC, whose translation MGLFSSINTASTGLTAQRLRIDVISNNIANVETTRTSDGGAYRRQRVIFSSRVRNPYWKGPFVPEYLDNGIGQGVRVAGIEKDKAPLKLKYDPTHPDAINSGDRKGYVELPNVNVVEEMVDMISASRAYEANSTVINSSKAMFRNALSILQN comes from the coding sequence ATGGGATTATTTTCAAGTATTAATACTGCTTCAACGGGCTTAACAGCGCAAAGATTAAGAATAGATGTTATTTCAAATAATATTGCAAATGTGGAGACTACTAGAACTTCTGATGGGGGAGCTTATAGGAGGCAGCGGGTGATTTTTTCTTCAAGAGTTAGAAATCCATATTGGAAAGGCCCTTTTGTGCCTGAGTATCTTGATAATGGGATTGGACAGGGAGTTAGAGTTGCTGGTATTGAAAAGGATAAAGCTCCTTTAAAGTTGAAATATGACCCAACTCATCCTGATGCAATCAATTCTGGTGATAGGAAGGGTTATGTTGAACTTCCTAATGTTAATGTAGTTGAAGAGATGGTAGATATGATTTCTGCTTCTCGTGCTTATGAAGCAAATTCTACTGTTATTAATAGCAGTAAAGCGATGTTTAGGAATGCATTATCAATATTGCAAAATTAA
- the fliE gene encoding flagellar hook-basal body complex protein FliE, which yields MRVDSFFVDNNFYLVRKDPLHFGLNSSGFDVKKEMPKTFKDVILNVISSVNDSQLNVHKAMKKSIIEPDKIDVHDVVIAMAKANMNLSITKAVVERSIKAYQDIINIR from the coding sequence ATGAGGGTTGATTCTTTTTTTGTGGATAATAATTTTTATTTAGTTCGTAAAGATCCTTTACATTTTGGATTAAATTCTTCTGGCTTTGATGTTAAAAAAGAAATGCCTAAAACTTTTAAGGATGTGATTTTGAATGTAATATCTAGTGTAAATGATAGTCAATTAAATGTGCATAAAGCAATGAAGAAGTCTATTATAGAACCAGATAAAATTGATGTGCATGATGTTGTTATCGCAATGGCTAAAGCTAATATGAATTTAAGCATCACAAAAGCTGTTGTTGAAAGAAGCATTAAAGCTTATCAAGATATAATTAATATTCGTTAA
- a CDS encoding FliI/YscN family ATPase: MDNFLKIYSKILDDFDSISLIGRIKKIKGLLVESLGPKCGIGDLCIIEQRNGKKIYAEVLGFNGYLVSLMAYESFDGIEVEDKVYSLNKRPQINLSDELLGRVIDSLGRPIDDKGQFFYKNYKEIKFNRINPLNRGIFSEQIITGVRVLDGFLPIAKGQRVGIFSGAGVGKSTLLGMLAKHSKADVNVIAFIGERGRELNEFVKYELGEDRLKKSVLVVSTSDESPISRYKGAYTATLIAEHFRDKGLDVILLFDSMTRFASAKREIGLSMGEPPTAKGYPPSVFVEIPFLLERSGLNGKGSITGFYTVLVEGDDFTEPIADSMKAILDGHIILDRDLSDRGVYPSVNVLSSTSRSLHRIVSFEKQKLISKIRYLLSVYKNYEDLIKTGIYLKGSNEEVDLAISKYSKIIDFVSQEMQEEFEYENLDNEIREILS, from the coding sequence ATGGACAATTTTTTAAAGATTTATTCAAAAATATTAGATGATTTTGATTCTATATCTCTTATTGGGAGAATAAAGAAAATTAAGGGTCTTTTAGTTGAGAGTCTGGGTCCAAAATGTGGCATAGGAGATTTATGTATTATTGAGCAGAGAAATGGTAAGAAAATATATGCTGAAGTATTAGGATTTAATGGATATTTAGTTAGCCTTATGGCTTATGAAAGTTTTGATGGAATTGAGGTTGAGGATAAAGTTTATTCTTTAAATAAAAGACCTCAGATTAATCTTAGTGATGAATTGCTTGGAAGGGTAATTGATTCTCTTGGTAGACCTATTGATGATAAGGGACAGTTTTTTTATAAGAACTATAAAGAAATAAAATTTAATAGGATTAATCCCTTAAATAGAGGCATATTTTCTGAACAAATAATTACTGGAGTAAGAGTTCTTGATGGATTTTTGCCAATTGCAAAGGGACAGCGTGTAGGTATTTTTTCTGGTGCTGGTGTGGGTAAATCTACTTTGCTTGGTATGCTTGCTAAGCATTCAAAAGCAGATGTTAATGTTATTGCATTTATTGGTGAGAGGGGACGTGAGCTTAATGAATTTGTTAAGTATGAGTTAGGAGAAGATCGTTTAAAAAAAAGCGTTTTGGTTGTATCAACTTCTGATGAATCTCCTATTTCTAGATATAAAGGTGCTTATACTGCAACATTAATAGCTGAGCATTTTAGGGATAAGGGTTTAGATGTTATTTTGTTGTTTGATTCAATGACAAGATTTGCGAGCGCAAAAAGAGAAATAGGTCTTTCTATGGGAGAACCACCTACGGCCAAAGGTTATCCTCCTTCTGTTTTTGTAGAAATTCCTTTTTTGCTTGAACGTTCAGGTCTTAATGGAAAAGGCAGTATTACGGGATTTTATACTGTTTTAGTTGAGGGTGATGACTTTACAGAACCAATAGCTGATAGTATGAAAGCTATTTTAGATGGACATATAATTTTAGATAGAGATTTATCTGATAGAGGAGTTTATCCTTCTGTAAATGTTTTAAGTTCTACTTCAAGGTCTCTTCATAGGATAGTAAGTTTTGAAAAGCAGAAATTAATATCTAAAATTAGATATTTATTGTCGGTTTATAAAAATTATGAAGATTTGATTAAAACAGGAATTTATCTTAAAGGATCTAATGAGGAGGTTGATTTAGCAATTTC
- the hslU gene encoding HslU--HslV peptidase ATPase subunit, translating to MDKLENQSIIPKEIVAELDKYIIGQSEAKKVVSIALVNRYIRSRLPKEIRDDVMPKNIIMIGSTGIGKTEIARRLSKLIKAPFIKVEATKYTEVGYVGRDVESMIRDLMSIAVSMVKEEMYNSVREEAGKRVEDRIIDKLFKSPENPENDEERKASEKVRDKLRKQLRNGELDDNLIDIYVSGKMPVSTIEIFSGGNFEEIDMSLGGLINNIFDRKKRREVKVKKAREIILAEELEKLVDNENIVEIAKSRVENMGIIFIDEIDKIATKNRSGNDVSREGVQRDILPIVEGSKVNTKYGIIDTSHILFIAAGAFNLSKPSDLIPELQGRFPIKVELKSLSIDDFKNILKETKNSLIRQYIEMFKIYDLTLEFREEAIDRIAELTFNMNLEGENLGARRLHGVMEKVLADLFFEAPGSKLKKIEIDLSYVNEKIEIKEQKDLNYYII from the coding sequence ATGGATAAGCTTGAAAATCAAAGTATAATTCCTAAAGAGATTGTTGCAGAATTAGATAAATATATAATAGGGCAATCTGAAGCTAAAAAAGTAGTTTCAATTGCTCTTGTTAATAGGTATATAAGATCTAGGCTTCCTAAGGAAATAAGAGACGATGTTATGCCTAAAAATATTATTATGATTGGTTCAACTGGAATTGGAAAAACTGAGATTGCTAGGAGACTTTCAAAGCTCATTAAAGCTCCTTTTATTAAAGTTGAGGCAACAAAGTATACTGAAGTGGGCTATGTTGGACGTGATGTTGAATCTATGATTCGTGACTTAATGAGTATTGCAGTTAGCATGGTAAAGGAAGAGATGTATAATTCTGTTCGTGAAGAGGCCGGTAAGCGTGTAGAGGATAGAATAATTGATAAACTTTTTAAATCACCTGAAAATCCTGAGAACGACGAGGAAAGAAAAGCTAGCGAAAAAGTAAGAGATAAGCTTAGAAAGCAGCTAAGAAATGGAGAACTTGATGATAATCTTATTGATATTTATGTTTCAGGCAAAATGCCTGTTTCTACAATAGAAATATTTTCTGGTGGTAATTTTGAAGAGATTGATATGAGTCTTGGGGGATTGATTAATAATATATTTGATAGGAAGAAAAGGAGAGAAGTTAAAGTAAAAAAAGCTAGAGAAATCATTTTAGCTGAAGAACTTGAAAAATTAGTTGATAATGAGAATATAGTAGAGATCGCAAAGTCTAGAGTAGAGAATATGGGAATTATTTTTATTGATGAGATTGATAAGATAGCTACTAAGAATAGAAGTGGGAATGATGTTTCTAGAGAGGGTGTTCAAAGAGATATATTACCAATTGTTGAGGGATCTAAAGTTAATACAAAATATGGGATAATAGATACTTCTCATATTTTATTCATTGCAGCAGGAGCTTTTAATTTATCAAAGCCATCTGATTTAATACCTGAGCTTCAGGGTAGGTTTCCAATCAAGGTTGAGCTTAAGAGTTTAAGTATAGATGATTTTAAAAATATTTTAAAAGAAACAAAAAATTCTTTAATAAGACAGTATATTGAGATGTTTAAAATATATGATTTAACTTTGGAGTTTAGAGAAGAAGCAATTGATAGAATAGCTGAGCTTACTTTTAATATGAATCTTGAAGGAGAAAATCTTGGTGCAAGAAGATTGCATGGAGTTATGGAAAAAGTCCTTGCTGATCTTTTTTTTGAAGCACCTGGTAGTAAGTTAAAAAAAATTGAAATAGACTTGAGCTATGTTAATGAAAAAATAGAAATTAAAGAACAAAAAGACTTAAATTATTATATAATATAG
- the flgB gene encoding flagellar basal body rod protein FlgB: protein MINFENSIDLTHRYLDVLSLRQAVISDNIANIDTPNFKRSKVTFEAELKRAFLNEKANRLPLLKVDERHLDDVRELGYLDIKPRRVLDYLSSFNNNGNNVNIDSEIKNLIQNQMMYNLFTNIQAHYFKSVNIVIK from the coding sequence TTGATTAATTTTGAAAATTCAATTGATTTAACACACAGGTATTTGGATGTTCTTAGTTTAAGACAGGCTGTTATATCTGATAATATTGCGAATATAGATACTCCTAATTTTAAGAGAAGTAAAGTCACTTTTGAAGCTGAGCTTAAGCGAGCTTTTTTAAATGAAAAAGCAAATAGATTGCCTTTATTAAAAGTTGATGAAAGACATTTAGATGATGTTAGAGAGTTGGGTTATTTGGATATTAAACCACGCAGAGTGCTTGATTATTTATCTAGTTTTAATAATAATGGCAATAATGTTAATATTGATTCTGAGATCAAAAATCTTATCCAAAATCAAATGATGTATAACTTGTTTACAAATATTCAGGCCCATTATTTTAAAAGTGTGAATATTGTAATAAAATAA
- the hslV gene encoding ATP-dependent protease subunit HslV, with protein MSFKGTTVIAIRKGGKTVVAADGQVTFGHTVLKSNAIKIRKLLSGKILAGFAGSTSDAITLFEKFEEKIKAREDGVIDIKRAAVDLAKDWRSDRILHKLEAMMLVATTDSILLISGTGDVIEPEEDVISIGSGGNYAYSAALAYMENKKLSASDIAFKSLKVAARVCIYTNSNIVLEEIG; from the coding sequence ATGAGCTTTAAAGGGACTACGGTAATTGCAATAAGGAAAGGAGGTAAGACTGTAGTAGCAGCAGATGGTCAGGTAACTTTTGGGCATACTGTTTTAAAATCTAATGCTATAAAAATAAGAAAATTACTTAGTGGTAAAATTTTAGCAGGATTTGCAGGTTCAACTTCTGATGCTATTACTCTTTTTGAAAAATTTGAAGAGAAGATTAAGGCGAGAGAAGATGGAGTTATTGATATTAAAAGAGCTGCTGTTGATCTTGCAAAGGATTGGAGATCTGATAGGATACTTCACAAGCTTGAAGCAATGATGCTTGTAGCTACTACTGATAGTATTTTATTGATTTCTGGTACGGGTGATGTTATCGAACCTGAAGAAGATGTTATATCTATAGGTAGCGGAGGGAATTATGCATATTCAGCTGCCCTTGCTTATATGGAAAATAAAAAGTTAAGTGCTTCTGATATTGCATTTAAGTCTTTGAAGGTGGCAGCAAGAGTGTGTATATATACTAATTCAAATATTGTTCTTGAGGAGATTGGTTAA